Part of the Brachyhypopomus gauderio isolate BG-103 chromosome 17, BGAUD_0.2, whole genome shotgun sequence genome, taccgtgaaaatctcataccgttgcaaccctactaTTCACTAACCACCAATATCTCAGTATACAATATTGTCACTCTTAGTGAATCACAAAGATGAAGTATTTTACTACTCACTATATGTGTTGCCGGTACACATCTTCTACTCACCTGCTACAATCAAAGGGGCCATGACTCCAATGGTAAGTGGGGCTGTTTTATAGATAAAGGCTTCAGACAGGAAATGGCCAAGAGCCAGAACAAATGTCCACAAGGTGATATGATAAAGCCTAGGATGGACAAGAGAGAAAATTTAAACGCTAGTACAGCTATTAACCTAGTGTTTGTCCGTACAAAATAATCCTTTAATCCTGTGTAAGACTAAGAAGACCGTACGTTCTGTTATGTATATCCATGGCGCATGCACAGCGTATGATCGAAGACAGTAACGTCCATATCCCAAATGTTCTTGCTTGAAGACCATTTACTACGAGTGAGAAAAGCTGTCATGAATTGTTAAGTAGGTTTTACAATGTTGGTACTTTGAACAGATTATTTGTTGACTATTTCTGTACAAACGAAGAGTGGAGACCTTAACGTATACGCACCAAAACCCGGTGTTCCCGTGTAAAGTTTCTCAGACAGAAAGCTGTGGTCCCGGAAGCTTTGCACGGTGTTGCCCATGGCGACGAGGGAGACCATCACAAGCCAGCTCCGCAACAGATTCAGAAAACGACCCATGTTTTCTGAATCAGACCACAAATACGTGTCATTAACACTTAAAGTGCACCAAAACTCACGTTAGACGGGTTCTAATAAATAAGAATTGTATTTCTCATCAGATTTCAACAATGCCATAGTCTACTATGTCTACAAACAAGTCACAAACTATACTTTGTtattatatatactatataactATAATTATTCGTCACTGGTCTAGCTATAATTTCTCACATGCCTACAATGTCACACCAACACTGGTaataaacagacacacacgcttCTCACCTCGATTAAGCGTTTATCATTACTGTCAGCATTACGGCAACAGGTAACCCGCTTGTTTTTTAATCTACAGTAACAGTAACCCCATTACTTTGGACCCTGCCTCCTACAAAAACACACTCCAATGAACAACTGGACCAATTGGACGGTTCTGCTGACTGTGGCGCCACTACCACAAAGCACAAGTTTGAAACACGTAACTCAAAGCACCGCCCAATTTCCTCCATTCCACCAATCACCGCAGACTGTAATCACCTGACCGCTAGAACAAACCTCGTTCAGGTGGGGTTGCCAGTTCAACAAAATAcctgtagcaagcagttttctCCTAATTACCCATTATAATTACGTAGTTGTAAAAACTACTCACATTCAAGAATATTGTTTACTAACAATAACTttgttttttccttctgtttctcTCAACATCAGTTTGTTTTGGTGAAGAGTTATTATTCACATTTGATCATGTCAGTAGGCGATGCAGCAAAACGTTTCGAGTAAATAGCAACAAAACAACTTATGTTTTAGCAAAGGAAACAGTAATTGGGGCATGTAAGATTTCTATGAGGACTTTTACCAATTCTTGAGACACGCATAACAAACTAGTTAGCTTTGCTAACTTGCATAAGTGTTTCAAAGGATTTTCGAGGGTCCAGTGTAGATCTGGAACCACAGATGTAAGTAAGTCTTCCTGACATCAGCCAAGACAAACTTAGTAACTTACTGTACACAAATGGAAGCAGCCGTTATTTATAAGTGGAGTTGTACAAATCTTTGTATGTTTATGAATAGTCAGGTCAGCAGTTCCAAATAAAATTCAGCGTATAGGACGCTCATGTAATGTTTTAGCGTTTTATTTAGTAGGTAAAGCTTTATCAGTGATATCAGTTGCCAATTAGCATTGGCCATGATACTTGGTAATTGCATAGAGTTGGGTATTAAGTTTAGACATTAATTTAACTATTTCCTTTCATACTTCTAACACTGCATTCAACATGGTGAGTGATAAGTAAAGTGTAAGTCGTGCTGGTCTGTGTTCTTCAGATGTTGGGCACTTGGTGTTCCAGTGTTCCTAGGTTTATTATTTTGCCAGATCTACCACAGAAGCAGGGCAGTACACAGAGGATCCTGTAATAGAAATGCCAGTCATAAAGGCATGTGACAGCACTGCACATCACTGCACTGGGTAACGCACACCTGGTTTCATTACCGAAACTCCCATCACTGAACGTCTTGCTTCTTAGTCCTTACTGAGTTTCAAAATGGAGAATTACTCTGTGTAATAGTTGACATCTAAACCTCACCTCTTCCAACACTTGGTCTTTCTTCCATGTTTTTTCTCCTCAACCTCACTCTGCCTTTTCTCCTCTCCAACTGAATGTTCAGTTGTGTCCTCTGTTTTGCTCACGTCACCACTttccacaatgtcatcagcctCGTTTGCCACATCAGTGATGGGTGTCTGATATATATTTGACCTGATATGTATAACCCGAAACCAACCTCAACATGAAACCAATACACTACTTACTATTTAACTAATACCGTGTCTTGCTTATATGGAACTATGTAATTCCGACGATCTAAGGACTGCATGAACGAGTATATATTGCTGCCGCTGGAAAATAATTCGCAGCGCTATGAACGCTTATGCGAGCAACTTCAGATAGTTCCTAACAGTTCACAGAAAACATCAACGCTGTACGCATGGTAGCTTGCGCGCGAGCCCCGGCAACTTCCAAACACCTCGCATGCGCAGTAAACAGGTCGCAGTGGGTTGCTGTGGTTACAGCTCAGGTAAGAAGAGCTAGCCGGGCTACACCTGCGCTCTCTCATTATTATAAATTCTTTTCTTCCACACCAACGGGTGCGTTCAGAAGGACTAAGATACTCAACGACGAGTCTTTGTTTGCTTATCCA contains:
- the erg28 gene encoding ergosterol biosynthetic protein 28 homolog, which translates into the protein MGRFLNLLRSWLVMVSLVAMGNTVQSFRDHSFLSEKLYTGTPGFVNGLQARTFGIWTLLSSIIRCACAMDIHNRTLYHITLWTFVLALGHFLSEAFIYKTAPLTIGVMAPLIVAGSSIVGMLIGFRCVAETTEVTVAKKIKRN